From the Triticum urartu cultivar G1812 chromosome 4, Tu2.1, whole genome shotgun sequence genome, the window TACCTCTCTGTGAGCCGTCAGGAGCATGCTCTTCAGCAGGGTGACTCTACTGTTGATGACTTCTATGCACAGAGTTCTGCTATCTGGCGCCAGCTTGATTCTCTCCGTAGTGCTGGGTGTCGTACCTGCCCCTGTTGCCAGGCTGTCCAGGCCAATTTAGAGTTTCATCGCGTCTATGAGTTCTTGTCTCGGCTCCGTCAGGAGTTTGAGCCCCGGCGTGCTCAGTTGTTTGCTCGTGGCCGTATTTCTCTCATGGAGGCGCTTTCTGAGATTCGTGCTGAGGAGACTCGCTTACGTGGTGCTGGTTTGCTGGCGGTTCCCTCTGTGCTCGCTACTCGTGTTCCTACGCCACTTGCTCCACCGACCCCTTCTCGCTCGAGTGCTCCGCCGCTCTTGCCCACTACTTCTGGAGGCTCAGGTCGCCCCCGTCCACATTGCGCCTATTGCAACAGTGATGGTCATCTTGAGTCTCAGTGCTACACGAAGAAGAAACACATGCGCAAGGCTCGATCATCATCTTCAGGGACTTCGTCATCTACCTCGACAGCTTCAGCCATTGCTTTGACTGAGCAGGATATTCTGAGACTTAAGCGTCTGCTCGCGGCTTCAGGTTCTTCCTCGACGGGTACTGCCGGTTCTGTGACTGATGCTTCCCGCACTGAGCAATCACCCTCTACACAGTCAGGTACATCCCCATGGGTTCTGGACTCTGGAGCTTCTTTTCATATGTCTTCTCATTCTTCCACTTTGTCCTCTCTTCGATCACTGGCTTCTCCTATTCATGTCTTCACTGCTGATGGTACTCCACTTTCTGTTGCTAGTAGAGGCAATCTTACTACTCCTTATTCTGTTCCTGATGTTGCTCATGTTCCTCGACTTACCATGAATTTGTTTTCTGCTGGTCAACTTACGGATTCTGGTTGTTGCGTCATCCTTGACGTTGACTCTTGTTCTGTCCAGGACCGTCACACGCACACTCTGGTTGGGGCTGGCCCTCGCCGCCGTGATTCTCAGGGTCTTTGGGAGTTGGACTGGCTTCATGTTCCTTCTGCTGCCACCACCATCGCCAGTTCTTCCGCTTCTGTCGCCTCTGTCACTGGTTCCttccagcagtggcatcatcgaCTTGGTCATCTGTGTGGTTCTCGGTTGTCTTCTTTAGTTCGTCAAGGTCTTCTGGGGTCTGTCTCAGGAGATGTCTCTTTAGAGTGTCAGGGTTGTCGTCTTGGCAAGCAGATTCAGTTACCATATTCACATAGTGAGTCAGTGTCTAAGCGTCCTTTCGATTTAGTCCattctgatgtatggggtccgGCCCCTTTCGCTTCGAAAGGTGGTCATAAATACTATATTATTTTCATAGATGATTTCTCTCGTTACACATGGCTTTATTTCATGACTTCTCGTTCTGAGGTGTTGTCTATTTATCAGCgttttgctgccatggttcaTACTCAGTTCTCTTCACCCATTCGTGTTTTTCGTGCTGACTCCGCTGGCGAGTATATCTCTAAGATGTTGCGTGGTGTTCTTGCTGAGCACGGGACTCTCTCTCAATTCTCttgtcctggtgctcatgctcagaatggtGTGGCTGAGCGAAAGCATCGACATCTTCTTGAGACGGCTCGTGCATTGATGATTGCTGCCTCTCTCCCGCCTCATTTTTGGGCTGAGGCCGTCTCCACATCCACCTATCTTATCAATATACAGCCTTCCGCTGCTCTACAGGGTGGTGTTCCTTTCGAGCGACTTTTTGATCGTTCTCCCGATTATTCGATGCTTCGCTTGTTTGGTTGTGTTTGCTATGTTCTTCTTGTCCCTCGCGAACGCACCAAACTGACCGCTCAATCTGTTGAGTGTGTCTTCTTaggctacagtgatgagcatAAGGGCTATCGTTGTTGGGATCCTATTGGTCGTCGGATGCGTATCTCTCGAGATGTGACTTTTGAAGAGTCTCGTCCCTTCTACCCACGCCCATCTTCCTCGACTTTCTCAGTGCAGGATATCTCTTTCCTCACTTTTCCTGACTCACCTCTCACCCCCGCCGAGACTGTACCTCTCCGTTCCACTTTCTCTCCTTCTCCACATCTAGTTGATTTGCAGCCACCATCCTCCCCGGTCTCCTCGCCTAGCATGTCACCGGGTTCTCCACCTTCATCTCCAGTGACTTCCTCCCCGGTCTCCTCTCCCAGCCTGTCACCGGATTCTACACCTTCATCTCCGGTGACTTTTTCGTCGCCACCCCTGATTCTACCTTGCCGATTCCTCCTTCTATTATTCCATCTTTTCCTCAGCATTACACTCGTCGTCCACGACCAGTCGATGCCTCTGTAGATGGGTCGTCATCTTCCTCTCAGCCTACTTATGGCTTGCGTTCTCGTCCTCGTCCGCCTGTTGATCGCTTTGGATTTCCCACCGCTGGTGCTGCTGTTCTTGAGCCGACTTCTTACCGTCAGGCTGTTGTTCATCCTGAATGGCAGTTTGCGATGGCAGAGGAGATTGCTGCTCTTGAACGCACTGGTACCTGGGATCTTGTTTCTCTTCCTCCCGGAGTCCGTCCgatcacttgtaagtgggtctacaaggttaagactcgctccgatggttctcttgagcgtcacaaagctcgtcttgtggctcgtggttttcagcaggagcatggtcgtgatTATGACGAGACTTTTTCTCCTGTGGCTCATATGACCACTGTTCGTACACTTCTTGCCGTTGCCTCTGCACGCCACTGGTCTATATCTCAGCTTGATGTTAAGAAtgcctttcttaatggtgagCTACGTGAGGAGGTGTACATGCAGCCACCACCTGGGTATTCTGTTCCTGATGGCATGGTATGTCGTCTTCGtcgctctctctatggccttaagcaagccccccgCGCCTGGTTTGAGCGCTTTGCCTCTGTGATCACTGCTGCTGGTTTTTTAGCTAGTGCTCATGATCCAGCATTGTTTATTCACCTTTCTCCTCGTGGTcggactcttcttcttctttatgttgatgacatgatcatcacgggggatgaccccgagtatattgcctttgtaaaggcccgtcttagtgagcagtttcttatgtctgatcttggacctcttcgctattttcttgggattgaagtctcttctacctctgatggcttttttatatcccaggaaaagtatatccaggatcttcttgctcgtgcTGCTCTTACTGACGAGCGCATTGTTgagactcctatggagctcaatGTTCACCTTCGTGCTACTGATGGTGATCCTCTCCCTGACCCGACGCGTTATCGTCATCTTGTTGGCAGTCTTGTCTATCTTGCTGTCACTCGTCCGGACATCTCTTATCTGGTTCATATTCTGAGTCAGTTTGTCTCTGTCCCCACCTCGGTTCACTATAGTCATCTCCTTCGTGTTCTTCGATATCTTCGAGGCACGATCTCTCACCGTCTCTTCTTTCCTCGCTCCAGTTCTTTACAGCTCCAGGCCTATTCGGATGCTACGTGGGCTAGTGATCCTTCCGATCGCCGTTCACTTTCTGCTTactgtgtttttcttggtggttctctcattgcctggaagacgaagaaacagcttgcagtttcccgttcgagtgccgaggctgagttgcgagcaatggctcttttgacggcagaggtgacttggttacgGTGGTTACTTCAGGATTTTGGTGTTTCTGTCACTACACCGACTCTGCTTTTATCTGACAGTACAGGTGCTATCAGCATTGCACG encodes:
- the LOC125551485 gene encoding uncharacterized protein LOC125551485, with translation MSAASGYVAVPRCPVIFDGTNYTEFTGFMRIHMRGIRLWGVLSGEVCCPPRPVPPVAPTPPTPSVLPTDANQAAKDAAKVADEAADRAYDERVLAYEEALQTYHGALSVYTQWLDDDARAAAVLTASVLPQFASEFLGLSTVFEMWTRLRERYQPSGDALYLSVSRQEHALQQGDSTVDDFYAQSSAIWRQLDSLRSAGCRTCPCCQAVQANLEFHRVYEFLSRLRQEFEPRRAQLFARGRISLMEALSEIRAEETRLRGAGLLAVPSVLATRVPTPLAPPTPSRSSAPPLLPTTSGGSGRPRPHCAYCNSDGHLESQCYTKKKHMRKARSSSSGTSSSTSTASAIALTEQDILRLKRLLAASGSSSTGTAGSVTDASRTEQSPSTQSGPSHAHSGWGWPSPP